In one Populus nigra chromosome 12, ddPopNigr1.1, whole genome shotgun sequence genomic region, the following are encoded:
- the LOC133669673 gene encoding probable leucine-rich repeat receptor-like protein kinase At1g35710: MMPLLQKPVSIFLQVLFLLLIMCFPSFFAFSPNSSATSFGAAKYAVAEGNKEAEALLKWKASLDDNHSQSVLSSWVGSSPCKWLGITCDNSGSVAEFSLPNFGLRGTLQSFNFSSFPNLLTLNLWNNSLYGTIPSHISNLTKITNLDLCGNHFTRNIPLEIGLLISLNFLYLCKNNLTGLIPSSIGTLRNLSILSLWDNKLSGSIPSSIEDLRNLSTLHLSKNKLSGYIPFSIGNMTKLIDLRLSENNLTGLIPASIGTLKNLSVLYLWDNKLSGLIPPEIGSLQSLNELELSSNDLTGMIPSSIGNLRNLSTLYLSENKLSGLIPPEIGSLQSLNFLYLSSNDLTGRIPSSIGNLRNLSILSLFDNKLSGLIPPEIGSLQSLSSLYLSNNDLTGRIPSSIGNMRNLSILFLWDNKFSSSIPSSIGNMTMLTRLVLCMNNLSGSVPREIGQLDSLVELSLHTNNLNGSLPPEMNNLTHLMSVQLFSNNFTGHLPRDLCLGGLLVNFTAHYNHFSGPIPKSLRNCTSLFRVRLDWNQLTGNISEDFGLYPNLNYVDLSHNDLYGELTWKWGGFHNLASLKLSNNNISGEIPSELGKATGLQMIDLSSNLLKGTIPKELGQLKALFNLALHNNHLSGVLPFEIQMLSQLRALNLASNNLGGSIPKQLGECSNLLHLNLSHNKFTESIPSEIGSLHVLGDLDLSGNLLAEEIPSEIGQLKQLETMNLSHNKLSGSIPTAFVDLVSLTTVDISYNELEGPIPKIKGFIEAPFEAFMNNCGLCGNAGGLKPCTLLASRRKSNKIVFLILFPLLGSLLLLLTMVGCLYFRHQTSRERISFLGERQSPLSFAVWGYEEEILHKTIIQATNNFNSTNCIGKGGYGIVYRVMLPTGQVVAVKKLHPSREDELLDLTTFRNEIRMLIDIRHRNIVKLHGFCSLIEHSFLVYKFIERGSLKMNLSSEEQAMDLDWNRRLNVVKGVANALSYLHHDCSPPIIHRDISSSNVLLDLEYEAHVSDFGTARLLMPDSTNWTSFAGTFGYTAPELAYTMRVNEKCDVYSFGVVTMEVIMGMHPGDLISSLSASAFSSSSCSQINQHALLKDVIDQRIPLPENRVAEGVVSIIKIAFACLFANPQSRPTMRQVASELIARWPPLPKSFSAIALEDLMPQTTVTG; this comes from the exons ATGATGCCCTTACTACAGAAACCAGTCTCAATATTTCTCCAAGTCCTTTTTTTACTCCTTATAATGtgctttccttctttctttgccTTTTCTCCTAACTCCTCTGCAACGTCATTTGGTGCTGCCAAATATGCAGTTGCTGAAGGTAATAAAGAAGCGGAGGCTCTCCTAAAATGGAAAGCAAGTCTTGATGACAACCACAGCCAATCTGTCCTGTCTTCTTGGGTTGGTAGCAGCCCTTGCAAGTGGCTTGGAATCACTTGCGACAATTCTGGAAGTGTCGCGGAATTCAGCCTTCCAAATTTTGGTCTGAGAGGTACGCTTCAAAGTTTCAACTTCTCATCCTTCCCCAATCTTCTCACTCTTAATCTCTGGAACAATTCACTCTATGGAACTATTCCATCCCACATTAGTAACCTGACCAAAATCACCAATTTAGACTTGTGTGGTAATCACTTCACAAGAAATATTCCACTTGAGATAGGATTGTTAATAAGTCTTAACTTTTTGTACCTTTGTAAAAATAATCTTACCGGTTTGATCCCTTCTTCTATTGGAACTCTGAgaaatttatcaattctttcTCTCTGGGATAACAAACTCTCTGGCTCCATTCCTTCTTCTATTGAAGATCTGAGAAACTTATCCACTCTCCATCTCTCGAAAAACAAACTCTCTGGTTACATTCCTTTTTCTATTGGGAACATGACTAAGCTCATTGATTTGCGTCTTAGTGAAAATAATCTCACTGGTTTGATTCCAGCCTCAATTGGAACTCTGAAAAACCTATCTGTTCTCTATCTATGGGATAACAAACTCTCTGGCTTGATACCACCAGAGATTGGATCACTACAGTCTCTTAACGAACTTGAATTGTCAAGCAATGATTTAACTGGTATGATCCCTTCTTCTATTGGAAATCTGAGAAACTTATCCACTCTCTATCTCTCAGAAAACAAACTCTCTGGCTTGATACCTCCAGAGATTGGATCACTACAGTCTCTCAATTTTCTTTACTTGTCAAGCAATGATTTAACTGGTAGGATCCCTTCTTCTATTGGAAATCTgagaaacttatcaattctttctcTCTTTGATAACAAACTCTCCGGCTTGATACCTCCAGAAATTGGATCACTGCAGTCTCTCAGTTCCCTTTACTTGTCAAACAATGATTTAACTGGTAGGATCCCTTCTTCTATTGGAAATATgagaaacttatcaattctttttctttgggaTAACAAATTCTCTAGTTCCATCCCTTCTTCTATTGGGAACATGACTATGCTCACTAGACTTGTTCTGTGCATGAATAATTTATCTGGATCTGTTCCTCGGGAAATAGGACAACTTGACTCCCTTGTTGAATTGAGTTTGCACACTAATAATCTCAATGGTTCTCTACCCCCCGAGATGAATAATCTCACACATTTGATGAGTGTGCAattgttttcaaacaatttCACTGGCCATTTACCACGAGACTTGTGCCTTGGTGGGTTGCTTGTAAATTTTACAGCCCACTACAATCATTTTTCTGGTCCAATCCCTAAAAGCTTGCGAAATTGTACTAGTCTATTTAGAGTTAGGCTTGACTGGAACCAATTGACGGGGAATATTTCTGAAGATTTTGGCCTCTACCCAAACTTGAACTATGTGGACCTAAGTCACAATGATTTGTATGGTGAGCTTACGTGGAAATGGGGAGGTTTTCACAACTTGGCGAGCCTAAAATTGTCAAACAATAATATCTCTGGTGAGATACCATCAGAGCTTGGAAAGGCCACTGGACTCCAAATGATTGATCTCTCGTCAAATCTCCTGAAGGGGACAATTCCCAAAGAATTGGGGCAGTTAAAGGCGTTGTTCAACCTTGCTCTTCATAACAACCATCTTTCTGGTGTCCTTCCCTTTGAAATCCAAATGCTATCTCAACTTCGTGCCCTTAATTTAGCTTCTAATAATCTTGGTGGATCAATCCCAAAACAACTGGGAGAGTGCTCAAATTTATTACACTTGAACTTGAGTCATAATAAGTTCACAGAGAGTATCCCATCTGAGATAGGCAGCCTACATGTTCTTGGAGATCTAGATCTGAGTGGGAATCTACTGGCAGAAGAGATACCATCAGAAATTGGGCAATTGAAACAGTTAGAAACGATGAACCTCTCTCACAACAAACTTTCAGGTTCGATTCCAACTGCTTTTGTAGATTTGGTGAGCTTGACAACTGTAGACATCTCCTACAATGAACTAGAGGGCCCTATTCCCAAAATCAAAGGCTTCATTGAAGCTCCATTTGAAGCTTTTATGAATAATTGTGGTCTCTGTGGAAACGCTGGTGGTCTAAAGCCTTGTACACTTCTTGCAAGCAGGAGAAAGAGCAACAAAATTGtctttttgattctttttcCTCTCCTGGGCAGTCTACTTCTACTACTTACCATGGTTGGATGTCTATACTTTCGCCACCAAACAAGTAGAGAAAGAATCTCCTTTTTAGGAGAGCGACAAAGTCCACTCAGTTTTGCAGTATGGGGCTATGAGGAAGAGATCCTGCATAAAACTATCATCCAGGCCACTAATAATTTCAACTCCACTAACTGTATAGGGAAAGGGGGGTATGGAATTGTTTATCGAGTCATGTTGCCAACAGGTCAGGTGGTTGCCGTGAAGAAACTTCACCCATCAAGAGAGGACGAGCTTCTGGATTTGACAACTTTTAGAAATGAGATTCGCATGTTAATAGATATTCGACATCGAAATATTGTGAAGTTACATGGATTTTGTTCATTAATAGAGCACTCTTTTTTAGTTTACAAGTTCATAGAAAGGGGAAGTTTGAAGATGAATTTATCTAGCGAAGAACAGGCAATGGACTTGGATTGGAATAGAAGGCTTAATGTTGTTAAAGGAGTGGCCAATGCATTATCCTATTTGCACCATGATTGCTCGCCTCCAATCATTCATCGAGACATTTCCAGCAGCAATGTTCTCTTAGATTTGGAATACGAGGCTCATGTTTCGGATTTTGGGACAGCTCGGCTCTTGATGCCTGACTCAACCAACTGGACCTCATTTGCTGGCACCTTCGGATACACAGCTCCAG AGCTAGCTTACACAATGAGAGTGAACGAGAAGTGCGATGTCTACAGCTTTGGAGTGGTCACAATGGAAGTAATAATGGGAATGCATCCGGGTGATctcatctcatctctttctgCATCAGCATTTTCCTCCTCGTCGTGCTCACAAATCAACCAGCATGCATTGTTGAAGGATGTGATAGACCAACGTATCCCACTTCCTGAAAATCGAGTTGCAGAAGGTGTGGTCTCCATTATCAAAATCGCATTTGCATGCTTGTTTGCCAATCCCCAATCTAGGCCAACCATGCGACAAGTAGCTTCGGAGCTCATAGCTCGATGGCCTCCGCTGCCAAAGTCATTCTCCGCAATAGCATTGGAAGATCTGATGCCTCAAACAACTGTGACAGGCTGA